A stretch of Miscanthus floridulus cultivar M001 unplaced genomic scaffold, ASM1932011v1 os_2356_4_5, whole genome shotgun sequence DNA encodes these proteins:
- the LOC136534891 gene encoding LOW QUALITY PROTEIN: nuclear pore complex protein NUP58-like (The sequence of the model RefSeq protein was modified relative to this genomic sequence to represent the inferred CDS: deleted 1 base in 1 codon): MAFFFASPPASNPFQTPAASNPFQTPAASNPFQTPAAPNPFQTPAPATSQAPSLSPSPFQFSFQQQPQPQQQKLMLYTTDMKPAGYNTKWEELHAESQKALLQIEDKIREYRDESERLDQCSRLYDSSISNVNFELDASRIAQELGGTTTVMEREKTSIQELMTVVNEMMWNTEFAIRSYLMLRPRFTRPGAGVANGGSSNPSSGAPPNQPVVDFYSGVPKRPSIFMQCTVNRFECYLAERCKWIGELEQLVQMETNKRSSDSLESLPKVMSNVHDYFIYVASKVENLHQYVESMKTEYLNEQRRIGNGSDPFLEANRREAAKQEAAARRVHPTLHLPTPAQPMAQIAAPATSQPQQSSFPSAATSSSALSTFSTLASAPSSSSLFATPTTPAPSSNLFGASGSAQLTTPFGTASTPTLTSTPAPGFGTSTTSLGGTSLFSTPFGGSSFGGASVASRCHP, translated from the exons ATGGCATTCTTCTTCGCCTCGCCGCCGGCTTCGAACCCCTTCCAGACGCCGGCTGCGTCGAATCCCTTCCAGACGCCAGCTGCGTCCAACCCCTTCCAGACGCCGGCGGCGCCGAATCCGTTTCAGACACCGGCTCCGGCCACCTCGCAGGCGCCGTCCTTATCGCCCTCGCCGTTCCAGTTCAGCttccagcagcagccgcagccaCAGCAGCAGAAGCTGATGCTGTACACGACGGATATGAAACCCGCA GGGTACAACACCAAGTGGGAGGAGCTGCACGCCGAGTCGCAGAAGGCTTTGCTCCAGATCGA GGACAAGATACGGGAATACAGAGACGAGAGTGAGAGGTTGGATCAGTGCAGTCGCCTATATGACTCCTCAATCTCGAATGTCAATTTTGAGCTTGATGCGAGTCGCATTGCTCAG GAACTTGGTGGGACCACCACTGTAATGGAGAGAGAGAAGACTTCCATTCAAGAGTTGATGACTGTTGTCAATGAAATGATGTGGAACACAGAATTTGCTATTAGGTCATATCTGATGTTGAGGCCAAGATTCACCCGTCCAGGTGCTGGAGTTGCAAATGGTGGTTCTTCAAATCCTTCTTCTGGTGCTCCACCCAATCAGCCAGTGGTAGATTTCTACAGTGGAGTCCCAAAGCGTCCTTCCATTTTTATGCAGTGCACTGTCAACAGATTTGAGTGCTATCTTGCGGAGCGTTGCAAGTGGATCGGTGAGCTAGAGCAGCTGGTTCAAATGGAGACAAATAAAAGATCATCAGATTCTCTAGAATCTCTTCCAAAAGTTATGTCAAATGTGCATGATTACTTCATCTATGTTGCTTCTAAG GTGGAAAATCTTCATCAATATGTTGAATCAATGAAAACTGAATATCTTAATGAACAACGCCGCATCGGTAATGGGAGCGATCCATTTCTGGAGGCAAACAGACGAGAAGCAGCTAAACAAGAAGCTGCTGCCAGAAGGGTCCATCCAACACTGCATTTACCTACCCCTGCGCAGCCCATGGCACAAATTGCTGCACCAGCTACAAGCCAACCACAGCAATCTTCCTTTCCATCTGCTGCGACTTCCTCAAGTGCCTTGTCAACTTTTAGCACTCTGGCTTCTGCTCCATCCTCATCTAGTCTCTTTGCAACTCCAACAACTCCAGCTCCATCAAGCAACCTTTTTGGTGCATCTGGATCGGCTCAGTTGACCACACCATTTGGGACAGCCTCCACTCCTACATTAACATCAACACCAGCTCCTGGATTTGGGACTAGCACTACATCTTTGGGTGGAACATCTCTATTTTCTACACCATTTGGAG GTTCCAGCTTTGGTGGTGCATCG
- the LOC136534890 gene encoding uncharacterized protein isoform X1, giving the protein MPGWARSPTPPPCATWTSTWRPRRSTPRPASPPAAPTASPGSSSSRWHPALPRTRARRPSAGALGCSTDARTRASSTPCSAAGPLRSIASSSRTVTPPQVSTSRLGSASSRNWWITTRRPSGSEDTHMRSCLKYLQITGSLHTQSLVYIVTNEERRPYRLFCSMIGSNKDDILMLEEHDENIFLNIRHTKDFRYITLNVFSDTHSKVYLINASDPLSQMTLVWEGESQVHCIVEHHRGQLYLFTDAARGVPVDSHYVMQSVVESSGPNSWKNVFVEEPGVILEDVDFCDTHMVLTLRQGRKLRLCSVKLPLTEDIKNKNPVRIYCSLLRYLLIYQICIQLTCLFPVMCVRLYLDRIMIIIPQQCVSRYPHLCKLIILQMPDAVVDYNLLNGQWQIVQQQNMLHERTRALYGTSFAVNMGRQSSDKADFSNDDFVGCAWNELSEYYACEYYDVPSKDSVLVPLTLVYSQKHKKDGNPGLLHGHGAYGEILDKRWRSELKTLLDRGWVIAYADVRGGGGYGKKWHQDGSRIKKMNSVYDFVSCGEFLLEKGIIQENKLAGWGYSAGGLLVASAINSRPDLFRAAVLKVPFLDVCNTLLHPILPLTAIDYEEFGFPVDHEEFLAIRKYSPYDNIQKDVPYPAVFVTSSFNTRFGVWEAAKWVAKVREFTQYDPERPVILNLTTDVVEESKYLQTKELALETAFLIKMVCNV; this is encoded by the exons ATGCCTGGATGGGCGCGCTCTCCGACGCCGCCGCCATGCGCCACATGGACGTCCACATGGAGGCCGAGGAGAAGTACGCCGAGGCCTGCCTCGCCGCCTGCGGCGCCGACCGCCTCGCCCGGAAGCTCCAGCTCGAGATGGCATCCTGCCTTGCCTCGGACTCGTGCACGCCGCCCGTCCGCTGGGGCCCTTGGCTGTAGTACCGACGCGCGGACGAGGGCAAGCAGTACCCCGTGCTCTGCCGCCGGTCCGCTGCGCTCCATAGCGAGTTCGTCTCGTACAGTGACCCCTCCGCAGGTTTCGACTTCACGGCTGGGAAGCGCATCGAGCAGAAATTGGTGGATTACAACAAGGAGGCCGAGCGGTTCGGAG GATACTCATATGAGGAGCTGTCTGAAGTATCTCCAGATCACAGGTTCATTGCATACACAAT CATTGGTTTACATTGTTACAAATGAGGAAAGAAGACCATATAG GTTGTTTTGTAGCATGATTGGATCCAACAAGGATGACATTCTCATGTTGGAAGAACATGATgagaatatttttctaaatatcaGACATACGAAGGATTTTCGATATATAACGTTAAATGTCTTTTCAGACACTCACTCAAAG GTGTATTTAATAAATGCTTCTGACCCCCTGTCCCAAATGACACTTGTATGGGAAGGGGAATCCCAAGTTCATTGCATTGTTGAGCATCATCGTGGACAGCTTTATTTGTTTACAGATGCTGCAAGAGGTGTCCCTGTTGATTCGCATTATGTAATGCAGTCTGTTGTGGAATCTTCTGGGCCAAATAGTTGGAAG AATGTTTTTGTTGAGGAACCTGGTGTCATTCTTGAAGATGTTGATTTTTGTGATACTCACATGGTGCTTACTCTGAGACAAGGCAGAAAACTTAGACTTTGTTCAGTTAAATTGCCTCTAACtgaagatatcaaa AACAAAAATCCTGTACGCATATACTGTTCACTTCTCAGGTACCTACTCATCTATCAGATTTGCATCCAATTGACCTGCCTCTTCCCAGTGATGTGTGTCAGATTGTATCTGGACCGAATTATGATTATTATTCCTCAACAATGCGTTTCACGATATCCTCACCTGTG TAAGCTTATCATATTGCAGATGCCTGATGCTGTTGTTGACTACAACTTGCTGAATGGACAGTGGCAAATAGTCCAACAACAAAACATGCTTCATGAGCGAACAAGAGCACTATATGGAACTTCTTTTGCTGTAAATATGGGCAGGCAATCCTCAGATAAAGCAGATTTTTCAAATGATGATTTTGTTGGTTGTGCTTGGAATGAGCTCTCTGAATACTATGCTTGTGAATACTATGATGTTCCATCAAAAGATAGTGTTTTGGTTCCACTTACTTTAGTATACTCGCAGAAGCATAAGAAAGATGGAAATCCAGGATTACTTCATGGACATGGTGCTTATGGTGAGATTCTGGATAAACGTTGGCGCAGTGAGTTAAAGACTCTACTGGATCGTGGTTGGGTGATTGCATATGCTGATGTTAG GGGTGGTGGAGGTTATGGAAAGAAGTGGCACCAAGATGGTTCACGTATCAAAAAAATGAATTCTGTATATGATTTTGTTTCTTGTGGAGAGTTTCTTCTTGAAAAGGGTATCATACAAGAAAATAAGCTTGCTGGATGGGGATATAGTGCTGGAGGACTTCTGGTGGCCTCGGCAATTAATTCTCGTCCAGATTTGTTTCGTGCTGCTGTTTTAAAG GTCCCTTTCTTGGATGTTTGCAACACCCTTCTCCATCCTATTCTACCTCTTACAGCCATTGATTATGAAGAGTTTGGCTTTCCCGTGGATCATGAGGAATTCCTGGCAATCAGGAAGTATTCTCCTTATGATAACATCCAGAAGGATGTTCCTTACCCAGCTGTGTTTGTGACATCATCATTCAATACAAG GTTTGGTGTATGGGAGGCAGCTAAATGGGTTGCAAAAGTCCGTGAATTTACTCAATATGATCCAGAGAGGCCGGTAATTCTCAACTTGACAACAGATGTTGTAGAGGAGAGCAAGTATTTGCAGACCAAGGAATTAGCATTGGAGACTGCTTTCCTCATTAAAATGGTTTGCAATGTGTGA
- the LOC136534890 gene encoding uncharacterized protein isoform X2 produces the protein MPGWARSPTPPPCATWTSTWRPRRSTPRPASPPAAPTASPGSSSSRWHPALPRTRARRPSAGALGCSTDARTRASSTPCSAAGPLRSIASSSRTVTPPQVSTSRLGSASSRNWWITTRRPSGSEDTHMRSCLKYLQITGSLHTQSLVYIVTNEERRPYRLFCSMIGSNKDDILMLEEHDENIFLNIRHTKDFRYITLNVFSDTHSKVYLINASDPLSQMTLVWEGESQVHCIVEHHRGQLYLFTDAARGVPVDSHYVMQSVVESSGPNSWKNVFVEEPGVILEDVDFCDTHMVLTLRQGRKLRLCSVKLPLTEDIKICIQLTCLFPVMCVRLYLDRIMIIIPQQCVSRYPHLCKLIILQMPDAVVDYNLLNGQWQIVQQQNMLHERTRALYGTSFAVNMGRQSSDKADFSNDDFVGCAWNELSEYYACEYYDVPSKDSVLVPLTLVYSQKHKKDGNPGLLHGHGAYGEILDKRWRSELKTLLDRGWVIAYADVRGGGGYGKKWHQDGSRIKKMNSVYDFVSCGEFLLEKGIIQENKLAGWGYSAGGLLVASAINSRPDLFRAAVLKVPFLDVCNTLLHPILPLTAIDYEEFGFPVDHEEFLAIRKYSPYDNIQKDVPYPAVFVTSSFNTRFGVWEAAKWVAKVREFTQYDPERPVILNLTTDVVEESKYLQTKELALETAFLIKMVCNV, from the exons ATGCCTGGATGGGCGCGCTCTCCGACGCCGCCGCCATGCGCCACATGGACGTCCACATGGAGGCCGAGGAGAAGTACGCCGAGGCCTGCCTCGCCGCCTGCGGCGCCGACCGCCTCGCCCGGAAGCTCCAGCTCGAGATGGCATCCTGCCTTGCCTCGGACTCGTGCACGCCGCCCGTCCGCTGGGGCCCTTGGCTGTAGTACCGACGCGCGGACGAGGGCAAGCAGTACCCCGTGCTCTGCCGCCGGTCCGCTGCGCTCCATAGCGAGTTCGTCTCGTACAGTGACCCCTCCGCAGGTTTCGACTTCACGGCTGGGAAGCGCATCGAGCAGAAATTGGTGGATTACAACAAGGAGGCCGAGCGGTTCGGAG GATACTCATATGAGGAGCTGTCTGAAGTATCTCCAGATCACAGGTTCATTGCATACACAAT CATTGGTTTACATTGTTACAAATGAGGAAAGAAGACCATATAG GTTGTTTTGTAGCATGATTGGATCCAACAAGGATGACATTCTCATGTTGGAAGAACATGATgagaatatttttctaaatatcaGACATACGAAGGATTTTCGATATATAACGTTAAATGTCTTTTCAGACACTCACTCAAAG GTGTATTTAATAAATGCTTCTGACCCCCTGTCCCAAATGACACTTGTATGGGAAGGGGAATCCCAAGTTCATTGCATTGTTGAGCATCATCGTGGACAGCTTTATTTGTTTACAGATGCTGCAAGAGGTGTCCCTGTTGATTCGCATTATGTAATGCAGTCTGTTGTGGAATCTTCTGGGCCAAATAGTTGGAAG AATGTTTTTGTTGAGGAACCTGGTGTCATTCTTGAAGATGTTGATTTTTGTGATACTCACATGGTGCTTACTCTGAGACAAGGCAGAAAACTTAGACTTTGTTCAGTTAAATTGCCTCTAACtgaagatatcaaa ATTTGCATCCAATTGACCTGCCTCTTCCCAGTGATGTGTGTCAGATTGTATCTGGACCGAATTATGATTATTATTCCTCAACAATGCGTTTCACGATATCCTCACCTGTG TAAGCTTATCATATTGCAGATGCCTGATGCTGTTGTTGACTACAACTTGCTGAATGGACAGTGGCAAATAGTCCAACAACAAAACATGCTTCATGAGCGAACAAGAGCACTATATGGAACTTCTTTTGCTGTAAATATGGGCAGGCAATCCTCAGATAAAGCAGATTTTTCAAATGATGATTTTGTTGGTTGTGCTTGGAATGAGCTCTCTGAATACTATGCTTGTGAATACTATGATGTTCCATCAAAAGATAGTGTTTTGGTTCCACTTACTTTAGTATACTCGCAGAAGCATAAGAAAGATGGAAATCCAGGATTACTTCATGGACATGGTGCTTATGGTGAGATTCTGGATAAACGTTGGCGCAGTGAGTTAAAGACTCTACTGGATCGTGGTTGGGTGATTGCATATGCTGATGTTAG GGGTGGTGGAGGTTATGGAAAGAAGTGGCACCAAGATGGTTCACGTATCAAAAAAATGAATTCTGTATATGATTTTGTTTCTTGTGGAGAGTTTCTTCTTGAAAAGGGTATCATACAAGAAAATAAGCTTGCTGGATGGGGATATAGTGCTGGAGGACTTCTGGTGGCCTCGGCAATTAATTCTCGTCCAGATTTGTTTCGTGCTGCTGTTTTAAAG GTCCCTTTCTTGGATGTTTGCAACACCCTTCTCCATCCTATTCTACCTCTTACAGCCATTGATTATGAAGAGTTTGGCTTTCCCGTGGATCATGAGGAATTCCTGGCAATCAGGAAGTATTCTCCTTATGATAACATCCAGAAGGATGTTCCTTACCCAGCTGTGTTTGTGACATCATCATTCAATACAAG GTTTGGTGTATGGGAGGCAGCTAAATGGGTTGCAAAAGTCCGTGAATTTACTCAATATGATCCAGAGAGGCCGGTAATTCTCAACTTGACAACAGATGTTGTAGAGGAGAGCAAGTATTTGCAGACCAAGGAATTAGCATTGGAGACTGCTTTCCTCATTAAAATGGTTTGCAATGTGTGA